The genomic DNA TGGTTATAGCATTCATTCGACAGTGTGTGTGCTTTAAAGAAAGGGCATTTAAGGTGGTCATTGGAGGCTACAGAGAAAAGCATCTCTAATATTGCAAATGGACAAAATCAAGGCCGGTAGGGTGAAATGCAACATTGTTTTTCGATTATTCTTAGCAATCTGAAACTGGACAGCAGTGAATTACTGGTTTTGCTTTCACTACACTGAGTGGGAAACAAAATTACAAAGTGTGTACCTGgaataaaaaaatagtttatgTTGGAAATTTTAAACTCTAAATCTGTCAGCAAACTCTGGGGCTGAAAAGCTTGTTGACAGCATTTTAGGAAACTCAGGCTTGCATGAAATTGTATGAAAACAATATCTGTATGGTGAAAACCATTTACACATCCTGGAACGTTTGCCTTTCACACTGCAcactcgtgtttgttttgttctggaggttattaaaataaaatgaaaaatcaacctaaaaaaaaaaaaaaaagtgtgcagatatgatataaaaatatactgtatttcagaCTGAAGTCTAAATCATAATGATAGTGTTAAATTGCATGGTAGTAGCCTatttgtgaaaacaaaaaaatatctctTTATGCAATGTAAAATAACCAATTACTatacttgtattaaaaaaaaaataattgaatactgTCATAATTGATATTCTATCTTTGGTACATTCGATTCTTCCTCATCTAAAATGGGTTGGAGGGAAATGCACCCTcaataacaatacaataaaagaaaatgcCAATAGCTAATGCTTTATCTTGTTTAGAAAGTATTTACAGTAGAAATTAcattataatacaatattaaatgtCCAGTCCATCGTAAAATATACATGAACAGTAATCATTATGAAAACCTTTCTTAGTAAGCATGAACTTTGTTTATGGCGATATTACTGGATAGCCATACACTCCAACCCTCTCCCCCTCCCAATATGGCAGTGTTGGTAAATGAGTACCTTTTGTTAAAAACGTGATTCAGTACAAAAAATTGCCACTCAAATGATACAatatgtaaattatttttttgttgtttaaaagattactacataaaaagaaatatatatatcctATGCAATATTACCCACAAACTTTCAATATGACTGAAGTAGTATTAATCACTAATAGTTATATAatagttatatatttttatttatatatactgcaCCACATACATGTTATACCACATGCCACCAAAAATGACACAGATAGTGTTATGTATAGGTTAGATGTGGAAGATGAAAAAGCATGTCTGCTTTATGCACTTATTTGctcttttttcttaaaaaaaagaaaaaaggaaagaaacaaATTTCTGACCCATTCCCGAGAAAGTCCCATCACTTTCCCACACCTCCATATTCTCCCATATGAACTCCAGCCTGTTATGGGATTATTCTGTCTTCTCCCTCGGTGTGACATTCAGACGAATGGAAGAATGCCATACATGAAAAGGGCCATGCAAGCAGCACTAAACAGCCCTGCCACAGGAACCGTCACAAACCAGGCCAGGAAGATATTCCTGAACAGATGCCAGTCCACAGCTTTCTTTGACCGGATCCATCCCACTGCAACTACCGAGCCCACCTGGACACgtgtccaagaaaaaaaaaaaaaattagaaaacaaacacacagtctgAGTGCAACATATACAGTGAGTGGCAGTGAACATCACCCGATACCACGAGCCATGATTTAtcaaagttgtgtttttttttggcccACTTCATTAATGGTGCAACAGTTATATGTCTTTTTCCATTAATTGTGGCCAAAATGCCTGCAGGCCAATGAACACTTATGAAATATAAGCTTGTGTTGATGACTTTCAATTTAATTGTAGCTAATTTTGCCAATAATATCTAGAGGTGGTGAAGGAGAGGGTGACATTTACTAGGTTATCTTACTCGGCTTCTATAATTTGGTTCCAAGATGGTAATTTAAAACATAGTTAAAATGATCAAACCTTCTCTACTTTAGTTAGTTAGTTGGACTACAATCTAAAACATACAGTCGTTTATAAGCCACATTCCAGAGTTCTCTCAGTTTCGGTCGCTGgctattcaaataaaataaagcttgcGTGGGGCAACACAGAAACCCCACGAGAACTCCATGTAGACGCTTACACTGTATACTGTGTGCAGTTCACAAAAACAGAAAGCTGCACTTATGCACTAAAAagtgtataaatatttaatattaacaTTTTGCCAAAATCAAAATGATGCTAATAAAGACTGGATAAATCATGGCATGGAACATctatttgtaaaatgtataagGAAAAAGTTTGTTCTTCTATTTTAAAGCCAAGTAAGATAAAGCCAATCAATAAAAATAGTATAACCGACATTGGGGTCTATTAATGAACTAAACAGAGGCAGGTCTTAACACTTCTACTCTAAGTAAATTattcctgctgttttttttttttttttttttttaaatcatgacttcaaaaaaaatattgaatcaaTTAATTACTACTTCCtacagaaatacagtaaaatcaggTTGAGAAATATTagtgtggcagtatttagatctactcctgtttagatcattaaaatagatcccaTTCTACGGTACTGGCTTAAACATACATttgcaacacaataataaaaagcaggtGTTAGTTTTCTATGTTAAGGAAATCATATTATGAACTTAGATGCAAAAAGCTGGTTTAAATCAAGGGAACGAGGAGAAAAAAAGGAAGTCATTCCattttggttattttatttaattcagcTATAATTGATAGAAATCGCTGCACTAATATTGCATTTTGCCTCTCAACCCACATTGCTAAAAATATTCTAGGTTTCTCAGACTCATGCCACTCCCTGAAGGAAGTTGGCAGAAACACTACATTGCCAAATTTTGAAGAAAGCTCCtactatatgaaaaataaaagccTTGTGAATTGACAAAATGTCTTTAATTTCTAAACTTGTTCATTTGCACACGTATGTTATAAAAACACATTGCTAGCAAATGAGCCAGGAAAGAATAGACACATTAGtggaatacagtactgtacacactgTAGTGTATACCAAGTACTTAAAGTGAAACAAAAGCGAGGCACTGCATTACACTACACGGATTAACTAAACCTCTCTCAAAATTAAAACATCTCTTTTTTTAGTTGTTCTCTTTCTAAAGTGGGTGGATGTTTCTCTATACAGATAAGGCAAAATGCAATAATTGGCAATTCTGCATTCATTTAATTTGGTGTataattggttttgttttttgcagttctGCTTGATTGCCATTATCACTGCACACTCCAATACCTTGCAATGAGTGGAGCTTATTGGGAGGCCCACATTTGAGGCAACAAGCACAGTTAGAGCACTCATTACTTCAATGCAAAATCCACtgtaaagaaattaaacaaaaaaaaattaaagtgagGAAGGTGAAAGGTATCCCATATACCGCAGCATGCAGGGAGTAGCAGGGGAGGGTTGGCTGAATGGTTGATGTTATGATGATACCAGCGTCAGTTTCGAGGCTCTTGGTGGCTGCTTCAGATCAGTCCTTCATGAAATGAACCAGCCCAACAGAAGAAGGCAGCTCTGAGACACACAAGTTTACTCTACTGGCATTACTATCATGAAGGGAAAATACACTCTTTAGGCTACGCTTTGCCTACGTACCTGCTATTGTATAATGCTGTACTGTAGTCATAAGAAATATTGATAATATCAGATTTAATCCATATTTGTAGACTTATTAACTAATTATTTTGGTTTTGGGCCTTATTTGTACTAACCAAGCAAAACCAAaagctgtgttattttgtattggtaGATTTATTTAAATTCCATTCCATTCTCTCAATATGTACGGTAtaattttagttatttatttaaacatagatTTATGTGATTACTTTCATTGGGTATGCCAGAATTATACATACTGCAAGTACTGTAAACTGGGTCAAAATCATTGACACAGCTAGAACTTAAGGGATTTAAGACGACATAAATGTGATAACCATTCGAGAATATATGGTACTTTTTTGTAAAGTATCTTGAAATGCCTTGGTACAACAAAGCACTAAGTATATGAGCCTAAGTTGTTAAGTCGTTGTAGACGTTTACCATGTACTAATGGAATCTgtcttatctatctatctatctatctatctatctatctatctatcggaCAGGTGTCCCGCAAAGACTACCCTGCATGGATTATTTAAGCTAAATTGGTGTTCAAATAGGTCAAATGCACAAGCTGCCCTTCGTTCTTCCCTCCTGTTCATTGCATGCCTTTCCTCGGGTGCCGTCACCTCAACGTGAACTGATCTGAGCAGCCGAGAGCGGAggaagccagactgcaggggGCTGCAGTCACATGGCAGAGGCATACCTTGCAGTGTGTGGTACTGATAGGAAGTCCAATATTGGAGGCAAACACAACTGTGAGTGCCGAAGCCAGCTCAATAGTGAATCCACTGCGGGGAGCACAAAGAAACAACACTTGACAGTCACTCTCTTGTTTTTCCAGCTATTGTTTTCAGAGTATCAGCATGCAGAATGGCATATCTTCACCACAGAGCTTTTCTCCAGCCCTGTTTTAATATTTgtagtatgtatgtgtgtggatataaatatacacagttgtagtcaaaaattTACATACCCCactggaaatttataatttctagaaatgtctcaaaacagcggattttaggaaaaatcttttgctgttgtggatgaggaaaaaaaaaaaaaatctacaagaaatagatgtctacaattatttatttcagcaatctttttgcaaaactccaaaaatgccaattcaaaagtattcataccctttgatgctatgatagtattgtctacaaggtgctagaaatttaaataatgcagaacctaattctagaaaagtctagagaatgctggattgtaggtgaacattcttagagagtataacagggttaggcataggatgattgctgtcattaccaataagtcaatatgggaaaaaataAAGAGTTATCTGAAGACCGTAGGCAGagaattatttattgtcataaagctggagaaggatacagaagatttacaagcatttgagtatcccgatttcaactattgtttctagttatcaagaagtacaagactcatggtactgtcacaatgttcccttggtctggaagaaagaaggttctttcaccaagaacaagtagaagaattgtgaggaagattAACAATAGTCtaagtgaactggctgcaagtgggactggggtttccatttcaaccataggtcgagtattgcatggtgaaggtgtCAATATTCGCTGGCCAAGGAaaaatcacttaaagtttgcaaaatgacatttgaatgatggatacgagttctggtcgaaggttttgtggagtgatgaaacaaaaaaataaataaataaattggtcaGGCTGTCGTtgcgtttggagaaagtctggtgaggcctaaaaagaaaagaacaccatacctactgtcaagcatgttTTTCCGCTAATGGCATTGGAAATTTAGttacaatacatggtaaaatggattccatagcataccaaaagatattggccaatcatctgaaaccctccgctacaaaacttggtttaaaaggCGCAAcgggacgttccaacacgacaacaatccaaagcacacatcaaaatctacttcagagtggttaaagaataataaaatcaaggttctggaatggcctagtcaagtcctgatttaaatccgattgagaatctttggtatgagttgaagaagactgtgcacaagagaagtcctcggaatttgaatgaacaggaacaattttgcgttgaagtggttatataaaaataaataaataaataaataaataaataaataatatcactgaagaacattgacaaatatcctaatcatttaaaagacgTTATTGTTAAAGGTGCCCTGACTAGctattaattatttcattttccttgtcagggtatgaatatttttgaattagcattttttacctcatccacaaaagctttggggtatgtaaacttttgactacaactgtgtatgtgtataatatatatatatatatatatatatatatatatatatatatatatatatatatatatatatatatatatacacagttgtagttttaaaagtgcagtaatgataagaataataagaaaagaaaagaaatacaaaaagtcAATTTAACAACTGTGTTGCTTGATACAAtaaatacaagaaaaagaaacagaaactaAATGGCTCCGTGACAAATCTAGATCAGAGGTTAGCTTGGTTAGACAGTTGGGCCGCACCATCAACTACTGCACTTCCAATTACAATGCCATCTCTTACTACATGGCATCTACATAAAACCCACGCCATAGGTACAGTACGTGCACCGAGCCTGCTGTAAATGAGAATAAAAGATGTTTAATTGTAAAGTATCATGAAGTAGTAATCTTTACGGTCcattaaaaatacatgattttttcAAGATACCATTTGATACGCTTTTGAAACCCTTACAAATGATCTGATGTCCTGGTATATTGCAGACAGGAGTTAACATAATAGAATATATAGGTAAGGTAAGGATCAATACAGTACCTCTATTAGTACTGAGGTTATTCGATGGACCACAAAGATGTGTTGTAAGTAACTTATTACATGCAGTTCCAGTGTAGGTTGATGTGAtaagaaatataaccattaccaaTCAGTTCTAGAAAGTCTCTTTGTGGAATGAAAaccacacatttaaaacagttaTTTGAATAGATATAGTGTTTGAAAAATTataatttcatgtttttattttgttgtgggtcACATTCGAAAGTCTTCAATGTCAATATGAAAATGAGGCATTTCTATTTATATTGTATCTTCTTTTGTATCAGCCACCCAGTAGCATTACAGGAGCTACACAATTGTGCAgtattaaatgtctttttttgtatatgGCAAAACAGCTTTACGGATGTGATCCTTATAAACAAATAATGAGGGCTTGAATTTCAGGTGAATCTATCTGCTGCGGGCCTATCTATCAGTTATTTCTAGCTAATATAAAACATTTGGAGAAGAtccttcagatttttttttaatttacctttttatgataaaTGGCATAACACATGGTGTATGGGGAGGCAACAAATAGAATAACCCAtttatcattacatttttttttaattgtatctgcATACAAAACAATGCAGTTCGCTTTGTAGTACAAACAATTAAGGGGGACAGTGGAAAGTGGCAGCATCCCATTTAGATGGGACATACTATAATGCAAGGCGAGGGAAGGACAGGCAAGTCATATAAATTGCACTGGCATTGACCATGTCAATCCTCCGATTAACGTTACCAATGTGATGGTACGCTTATTCTGTATGGaagtattgtacttttttttctttaaaattaaatggtgttAATTTTGATTGAACAATTAAAATTACACACCAACTGGAGGAtctaaaaacatttcaaataaaacttacACAAAACAAATGGATACAATATTCACAATGGCAGAAAATAATTCCAAATgttagagttaaaaaaaaacaattcatttgGCGAATGCCCAGATTTTGATCTTTGCCTATAAAAtacaacatatatataaaaagaagttTCAGCTAATTGGAATTAAGGTCTGCAATCATTATGATGCAATTTAAGAGCGAGCACAGCAAAACAACATGTTTCCCCAAGAGCGTTAATTACCTGGAGGGGGTGATTGGGGTTAGGTCCTTGCCCATGGTCTGAATGACCCTTCGACCCCAAACCCATAAACCAGCGCAGATACCCACACCTCCGTAGAAGAGCAGCCAGACAGGGGTGGCAGCCTCTTGCATCACGCCGCCCTGATCATAGATCATCCACAGGGCAACCAAGGGGCCGATGGCATTGCTGCAGAGGAAATAGTACAGCTGAAGGCAAGAACCCTTCATTACAAACATAATCCCTTTACTGTATGCAGAGGACTTCAAATCAGCAATTCCAATGGATGGTTATAAACCAAATTCTGCTCTCATGGGCACGGTTGTGTTTGAGCAAACGTTAGGTTTATACAGTAATGAGCCTTTTAAACACAAAGGCACTTGGTTAAATGTAAAAACTGGAAAAACTGATACCAGAAGTAAAGGAAGTCAATGCCAATAACCGAGGCTAATGGCATGCATCTGAAAACATTTCAGGAAGTGAACAATGTCTAAAACCTATTCTGTAAATCTATATTATAAAAGGAAGGAACACAACAAGTTTTTTATcaaaaagcaaaagagaatgGTTGCTTTACCTGACGTCGTTGCCCCCATGTGCGAATGAACCGAAGCAGGCGGTGAGGATCTGCAGGAAGTGGAAGAGCAGGAAGACCTGGGGTTTGTCTTTTTCCTCCTTATCTTCCTCGGCTGTGTCCTCTGTGGGCACCATCGGGGGGGTCTGCATGGCGTCAGCTGCCAGCTTCATTTCCACACCCCCCTCCTCCGCCTCAATCTCAGCCTCTGCCACCGCATTGCAGTAGCTGGAGTAGCTGTCGTAGCGGATGCGCTTCTTGGAGTAGGACACCGTGTCGCCCACCAGCTTCTCACTGTCCTCTGGAGCCACTGGCTCGACTGGCCGGAAGGCGGCTTGCACAGGCAGGCCACAGATTGCTGCCGTGTAGCAGGTGTAGCTGTTGTTGCGCCGCAGCAGGCGGTAATTGTTGTCAGCAGAAGGGGCCGTGCGGTCGTCATCCATCCTCCCCATGTGGATTTTGTGCAGCAGGTCCTTGTATAGACCAGAGTCCTTGTGTACAGTGTGATAGACATGCCCGTCACTGCGCATGTGCCCATCGAAGCTGAAGGAGCCATTTGAGATGGGCGACTTCAAGCTGCCATTGGTCATGGAGGATGCCCTCCctggcaggcagacagagagagattatttttttaaaacatagggATTTCAATAGTACAATAGCcagaaaaaaaagactttctGAAAACTCAAGCATACCAATTCAATTACATAATGTATATTAGATGAACTATGCACCCAATATCCATTGccagaaatgaaacaaaaaacacgTTTTACTAAAGTAAAATCTCTGCAAGCATCTTCCAGCTCAAATGATAAGTCTTGTGAGTGAACACAATGCATTTAATTGGCATATTCCATGAAACAAAAtctcaaaacattttaaaatattcgaTTTTAAACTGTAAAGGGAGCTGGAGTCGCCGaggagtttaaaaacaaaaaaaaacatgggtaCCCTCCTCTACATACCATATACCCTTCCGTTCGGGAAGACAGAGTTCCCATTGGCCAGAGGCTCCGGTTCCCCCGACTCCTCAGTGACCCTGCTGGTGAGAGGGACCACACACTCATCTGTCCCTTTTGCCCCCGGCAACTCCTTGAATACTGGGGCGTCCTCATCCTGGATCTTGTCAAGACTCTCGTCAGATATCCTTGACAGGGAGTTTGCCTTCTTCtgttgacctaaaaaaaaaaaaaacacaacaacactgTAGTGGCTTGACAGCTCTACCTCCACACCTACAATTTTACAGCTGAATAGAATGTACATCAAGAGCTTTTCATACATGttgaatatacaaataaatgtaataacacattttaaaaacatttcccacAAATTTAGAATGAcaaattgtataataataaaaaaatgggtaAAACATTAAGGTCAGCTGGAAGAATAAGTTCATAAAACCAACCTCATCCTTAACCtttaacactcaatcataaaactATTGAGCTTGTGAATGACAATTTAAATGGTAAGATCATAGCTTTACTTCCAGTACCCATTGTGAACTGATGAGCATCAACAAAGCGGGAGATACTTACTTGTAAGTTTTCTTCTCAACCAGGGACATACCACAAACCACACTAAAGCAGCACACACTAGTGAGCCGGCTAATGTTATCAGAAATATCGCCCACACAGGAAGTAACTCCAGTCCCAGTACTATATGGAAGCAAAAGAAGAAAAGTTAAAATAGTCTTCACCCATTTAATACAGACAGAGTATAGCTACGGCCAGTTGATAGAGTTACAAAAGGATGCATTTCCCTGCTGAATATTCCAGCAGCTGTTCTGATGGCTGTACttaatgaaagaaaagaaaaaaaaatggagcaGCCTTTAACTACAACGAGTACAAAAGTAAAAATGTCCagatgtatttgtattgtttgcaGGAATCAGCTTAGggctgtaaaacaaaaagaaaccaatgGAAATTTCCAAATGTCCTACTCATTAAAAGTTGAAAAGAGCTACTTATGTGTGTAAGCAGTTTGCTAGCCTTCCCAAGTCTTAAGTTTGTTTACTTTGTGCCAACCAGAGCTTTGCCATTTGAACTTAAACAAACCCTTTTCAAAAAGCAGCTTTAGGGAAACAACTGGGGCAGCAAATTGCTAAAGAACCAAGCCATGCAGACAGAGGGTACTTACATGGCGCTCCTGTGTACATGATTGAGAAGGTGTTAATCCCTATAGTAGCAGCATAGAACATAGGAAGAGCACGAAGGCCATTGGGCACTGGGTCATCCTAGACAagggaggaaaaaataaataatataagagGCTTTAAGGTGCAGTCACTGTGGTCTACCCTGTGCAAAATACAGGCGGTGCAATTCCAGTCCTCGAGGTCCAGATGTCTCCTGGTATTTGTTGTACCTATACCCTGCATACTCGCCTGTAAATGAACCTCCTTCCAGTTCTTAATCGATTGATTATTTGTGAGGCCTAGAAATCCTGGAGGATTACAGACTTTGAGAACCTGATTAAAAGCTTACttaggcacacctgagcttgttacttattgGTGGTTCCTAGTTTTTGGTAAAACACAGAACGGATCAAGTTAGTATTCAATATTATACTATTTATTTCAAACCCTCAATTCTGtagacaaacaaacagcaactAATTTGATTGTTCTGAAGAACACAAGTTGTGTTCAATAATTCAGTGTTACTGGTGAATACCTACACATTAGTATTCAGACTGAAGCTAGGGTATGAATGCAGCTAGAAGCAGAAAACAAAGTCTGTCGGCAACCGCTACTAAACGATAATCACAGTAGGAGAcaataaacacttaaaaaaaaaaaaaaaatctagacaaGTATAAAAGGTATGCTATATGACAGGTGTCCAATTTACATTCTAGAGGAGAATgcattaaaattaataattacatttaaataatccaataatatcacacacacacacacacacaccacacacacacacacacacacacacacacacacactggtacttCTATTGAGGAGACCCTGTGGTCCTCAGGGTCTCCAATGAATAAGATGACTTACCTTGTTTAAGATGAAAAATCTGATGAGGAGAAAGAGGAACCCAGACATCAGACCAGACAGCAGAGGAGAAATGAACCAAGAGGCAACtggataaataaacacaaaaactctcaataaagaaacagcAACATTTTGAACTACTgccaaaatatattatatatatatatatatatatatatatatatatatatatatatatatatatatatatatgcagacgtgctcaaatttgttggtacccttacagctcattgaaataatgcttcattcctcctgaaaggtgataaaattaaaagctattttatcatgtatacttgcatgcctttggtatgtcatagaataaagcaaagaagctgtgaaaagagatgaattactgcttattctacaaagatattctaaaatggcctggacacatttgttggtaccccttagaaaagataataaataattggattatagtgatatttcaaactaattagtttctttaattagtatcacacatgtctccaatcttgtaatcagtcattcagcctatttaaatggagaaaagtagtcactgtgctgtttggtatcattgtgtgcaccacactgaacatggaccagagaaagcaaaggagagagttgtctgaggagatcagaaagaaaataatagacaagcatggtaaaggtaaaggctacaaaaccatctccaagcagcttgatgttcctgtgacaacagttgcaaatattattaagatgtttaaggtccatggaactgtagccaacctccctgggtgcggccgcaagaggaaaatcgaccccagattgaacagaaggatagtgcgaatggtagaaaaagaaccaaggataactgccaaagagatacaagctgaactccaaggtgaaggtacgtcagtttctgatcgcaccatccgtcgctttttgagcgaaagtgggctccatggaagaagacccaggaggactccacttttgaaagaaaaacataaaaaagccaggctggaatttgctaaaatgcatattgacaagccacaatccttctgggagaatgtcctttggacagatgagtcaaaactggagctttttggcaagtcacatcagctctatgttcacagacgaaaaaatgaagctttcaaagaaaagaacaccatacctacagtgaaacatggaggaggctcggttatgttttggggctgctttgctgcgcctggcacagggtgccttgaatctgtgcagggcacaatgaaatctcaagactatcaaggcattctggagcgaaacgtactgcccagtgtcagaaagctctgtctcagtcgcaggtcatgggtcctccaacaggataatgacccaaaacacacagctaaaagcacccaagaatggataagaacaaaacattggactattctgaagcgGCCTtatatgagtcctgatctgaatgctatcgaacatctatggaaagagctgaaacttgcagtctggagaaggcacccatcaaacctgagacagctggagcagtttgctcaggaagagtgggccaaactacctgttaacaggtgcagaagtctcattgagagctacagaaaacgtttgattgcagtgattgcctctaaaggttgtgcaacaaaatattaggttagcggtccg from Acipenser ruthenus chromosome 2, fAciRut3.2 maternal haplotype, whole genome shotgun sequence includes the following:
- the LOC117409298 gene encoding sodium-dependent phosphate transporter 2-like isoform X2, which codes for MDMENYLWLVILGFIIAFVLAFSVGANDVANSFGTAVGSGVVTLRQACILASIFETLGSVLLGAKVGETIRKGIIDVGLYNNSVDALMAGEVSAMAGSAVWQLIASFLKLPVSGTHCIVGATIGFSLVAIGTQGVQWMQLVKIVASWFISPLLSGLMSGFLFLLIRFFILNKDDPVPNGLRALPMFYAATIGINTFSIMYTGAPLLGLELLPVWAIFLITLAGSLVCAALVWFVVCPWLRRKLTSQQKKANSLSRISDESLDKIQDEDAPVFKELPGAKGTDECVVPLTSRVTEESGEPEPLANGNSVFPNGRVYGRASSMTNGSLKSPISNGSFSFDGHMRSDGHVYHTVHKDSGLYKDLLHKIHMGRMDDDRTAPSADNNYRLLRRNNSYTCYTAAICGLPVQAAFRPVEPVAPEDSEKLVGDTVSYSKKRIRYDSYSSYCNAVAEAEIEAEEGGVEMKLAADAMQTPPMVPTEDTAEEDKEEKDKPQVFLLFHFLQILTACFGSFAHGGNDVSNAIGPLVALWMIYDQGGVMQEAATPVWLLFYGGVGICAGLWVWGRRVIQTMGKDLTPITPSSGFCIEVMSALTVLVASNVGLPISSTHCKVGSVVAVGWIRSKKAVDWHLFRNIFLAWFVTVPVAGLFSAACMALFMYGILPFV
- the LOC117409298 gene encoding sodium-dependent phosphate transporter 2-like isoform X1; the protein is MDMENYLWLVILGFIIAFVLAFSVGANDVANSFGTAVGSGVVTLRQACILASIFETLGSVLLGAKVGETIRKGIIDVGLYNNSVDALMAGEVSAMAGSAVWQLIASFLKLPVSGTHCIVGATIGFSLVAIGTQGVQWMQLVKIVASWFISPLLSGLMSGFLFLLIRFFILNKDDPVPNGLRALPMFYAATIGINTFSIMYTGAPLLGLELLPVWAIFLITLAGSLVCAALVWFVVCPWLRRKLTSQQKKANSLSRISDESLDKIQDEDAPVFKELPGAKGTDECVVPLTSRVTEESGEPEPLANGNSVFPNGRVYGRASSMTNGSLKSPISNGSFSFDGHMRSDGHVYHTVHKDSGLYKDLLHKIHMGRMDDDRTAPSADNNYRLLRRNNSYTCYTAAICGLPVQAAFRPVEPVAPEDSEKLVGDTVSYSKKRIRYDSYSSYCNAVAEAEIEAEEGGVEMKLAADAMQTPPMVPTEDTAEEDKEEKDKPQVFLLFHFLQILTACFGSFAHGGNDVSNAIGPLVALWMIYDQGGVMQEAATPVWLLFYGGVGICAGLWVWGRRVIQTMGKDLTPITPSSGFTIELASALTVVFASNIGLPISTTHCKVGSVVAVGWIRSKKAVDWHLFRNIFLAWFVTVPVAGLFSAACMALFMYGILPFV